A single region of the Xiphophorus maculatus strain JP 163 A chromosome 3, X_maculatus-5.0-male, whole genome shotgun sequence genome encodes:
- the apoc1 gene encoding apolipoprotein C-I, whose translation MGRDSSRPSRLRVDLNLVFCITLLKRGRVIKSRDTLTIQDTPFFFCTETEKRKKVKMRLYLAAAVLLLALVAYTEAQDDSFAERFSNFGDQITEFSKNVAEKAKTHFDTITTSEFAENTRNWFTEQFQKIKSKVNEMAQ comes from the exons ATGGGCAGGGATTCCTCAAGGCCGTCGCGCCTACGTGTTGACCTAAATCTGGTGTTTTGCATAACACTGCTGAAACGGGGAAGGGTTATAAAAAGCAGGGACACTCTGACCATCCAAGACacaccattttttttctgcacagagACGGAAAAGAG GAAAAAAGTCAAGATGAGACTGTATCTTGCAGCTGCCGTGCTGTTGCTGGCTCTCGTTGCATACACAG AGGCTCAGGATGACTCATTTGCAGAACGGTTCTCAAACTTTGGGGATCAGATCACTGAGTTCAGCAAGAACGTAGCTGAAAAAGCCAAGACCCATTTTGACACCATTACAACCAGTGAATTTGCAGAGAACACCAG GAATTGGTTCACAGAGCAGTTCCAGAAGATTAAGAGCAAGGTAAATGAAATGGCTCAATGA
- the LOC102231057 gene encoding uncharacterized protein LOC102231057 isoform X2 yields MNTKLILALVFALQVSMSLSQVPAPSQELVDKYENMKATFYRRLVNAYGKLHGAVGETDHAQTTREFIESLRDKPELQAIAKVASGLGAEATPVVDRARASLLGLYEQYLRPHVGNSLSEAIDQIKVYLDQYMPAE; encoded by the exons ATGAACACAAAATTGATCCTCGCACTTGTCTTCGCTCTTCAGG tcTCCATGAGCCTGAGTCAGGTTCCTGCACCAAGCCAGGAACTTGTCGACAAGTATGAGAACATGAAAGCTACTTTCTACAGGAGACTGGTCAATGCTTATGGCAAGCTGCATGGTGCCGTTGGAGAGACTGACCACGCACAGACCACCAGGGAGTTCATCGAGTCTCTGAGAGACAAACCTGAACTGCAAGCAATTGCCAAAGTTGCAAG TGGTCTGGGCGCAGAAGCAACTCCAGTGGTGGACAGGGCTCGCGCATCTCTGCTCGGTTTGTACGAACAATACCTGCGTCCCCATGTCGGAAACAGCTTGAGCGAAGCCATCGACCAGATCAAGGTCTACCTGGATCAATACATGCCCGCTGagtaa
- the LOC102231057 gene encoding uncharacterized protein LOC102231057 isoform X1, producing MTFVCSPPYIISSRCVLGFTDNSPPEKTVTSWICTSSNHKMNTKLILALVFALQVSMSLSQVPAPSQELVDKYENMKATFYRRLVNAYGKLHGAVGETDHAQTTREFIESLRDKPELQAIAKVASGLGAEATPVVDRARASLLGLYEQYLRPHVGNSLSEAIDQIKVYLDQYMPAE from the exons ATGACGTTTGTTTGCAGTCCCCCCTATATCATCTCGTCCAGATGTGTGCTGGGGTTTACAGACAACTCGCCTCCAGAGAAGACTGTCACGTCTTGGATCTGTACATCCAGCAACCACA AGATGAACACAAAATTGATCCTCGCACTTGTCTTCGCTCTTCAGG tcTCCATGAGCCTGAGTCAGGTTCCTGCACCAAGCCAGGAACTTGTCGACAAGTATGAGAACATGAAAGCTACTTTCTACAGGAGACTGGTCAATGCTTATGGCAAGCTGCATGGTGCCGTTGGAGAGACTGACCACGCACAGACCACCAGGGAGTTCATCGAGTCTCTGAGAGACAAACCTGAACTGCAAGCAATTGCCAAAGTTGCAAG TGGTCTGGGCGCAGAAGCAACTCCAGTGGTGGACAGGGCTCGCGCATCTCTGCTCGGTTTGTACGAACAATACCTGCGTCCCCATGTCGGAAACAGCTTGAGCGAAGCCATCGACCAGATCAAGGTCTACCTGGATCAATACATGCCCGCTGagtaa